A window of the Mucilaginibacter sp. cycad4 genome harbors these coding sequences:
- a CDS encoding DUF1343 domain-containing protein, which yields MVINQTSVIGKNLTASVDSLVHLGVSVKKIFGPEHGFRGNASNGATVGDTKDPKTGLSVISLYGNKHYKPTPADLKGIDLMIFDIQDVGVRFYTYISTLHYLMEACAENNVELMIFDRPNPNGYLIDGPILDTVNRSFVGMHPIPIAHGMTIGEYAQMINGEGWLKNGVKCKLKIIKVANYKHNLPYTLPVNPSPNLNTPISILLYPSTCLFEGTTFSLGRGTLFPFAVLGHPALKGKYSFSFTPKSIPGMSENPPQKDQECFGINLQNIPPTDITGTGVINLKWLLELYNAFPDKDHFFNAYFIKLTGTAELRKQIETGKTEEEIRAGWQPGLTKFKATRKKYLLYE from the coding sequence ATGGTTATTAATCAAACTTCGGTTATTGGTAAAAATTTAACTGCCAGTGTAGATAGTTTGGTGCATTTAGGGGTAAGCGTAAAAAAAATCTTCGGCCCTGAGCATGGTTTCAGGGGCAATGCCAGCAACGGCGCTACCGTTGGCGACACTAAAGACCCTAAAACCGGTTTATCTGTAATATCGCTGTACGGTAACAAGCATTACAAACCAACCCCTGCTGATTTGAAGGGCATCGACCTCATGATATTTGATATACAGGATGTTGGCGTACGCTTTTACACTTATATCTCAACCCTGCATTATTTAATGGAGGCCTGTGCCGAAAACAATGTAGAGCTCATGATATTTGACCGCCCAAACCCCAACGGTTATTTAATTGACGGCCCAATCCTGGATACGGTTAACCGCTCATTTGTGGGCATGCACCCTATCCCTATTGCCCATGGTATGACTATTGGCGAATACGCCCAAATGATAAACGGTGAAGGCTGGTTAAAAAATGGGGTTAAATGCAAGCTGAAGATCATTAAAGTGGCTAATTATAAACATAATTTGCCTTATACCTTACCCGTAAACCCTTCGCCCAACTTAAATACGCCTATATCGATTTTATTATATCCGAGTACCTGCTTATTTGAAGGCACAACATTTAGCCTGGGCAGGGGTACACTCTTCCCCTTTGCCGTGCTGGGGCACCCGGCGCTGAAGGGGAAATACAGTTTTTCGTTCACGCCAAAAAGTATCCCGGGTATGAGCGAGAACCCACCGCAGAAAGACCAGGAATGTTTTGGCATCAATCTGCAAAATATTCCGCCAACTGATATCACCGGTACAGGTGTTATTAATTTGAAATGGCTCCTGGAGTTATATAACGCCTTCCCCGACAAGGACCATTTCTTTAATGCCTATTTTATAAAGCTTACAGGTACAGCCGAACTAAGGAAACAAATTGAAACCGGCAAAACCGAAGAAGAGATCCGTGCCGGCTGGCAACCCGGACTAACTAAGTTTAAAGCCACACGCAAAAAATATTTACTATACGAATAA
- a CDS encoding FtsX-like permease family protein yields MRIAIIGIMLGLGVMILSLAIVKGFKHEIRNKVRGFAGDIRVVKFDLNNSYQSSSFPADSEFVKRALKSPFITHVMPVATKPGIVKANNEIEGVVLKGVDKNYDWSYFKKMMVAGEVISFADSVEAQKEIMISQTTADRLKLKVGDKLLMYFVQEPLRKRQFKIKGIFNIGVEEVDKTFVIGALSLINRLNDWKPNEIGQYELRVADFDHINEAAYALETVLPVKLKEYTIEEDYPTIFEWLNLLDVNSIVMLVLMVAVAVINMISALLIMILERTAMIGMLKAMGASNWAIRKIFLINASYLIGLGLLLGNLLGIGLGYFQMYTHFFQLDQASYYMTFVPVEFNVFDIVALNIGTLIICLLVLIIPSTLVSRISPVKAIQFK; encoded by the coding sequence GTGCGTATTGCAATTATAGGCATTATGCTGGGCCTTGGTGTAATGATACTGTCACTTGCTATCGTTAAAGGGTTTAAACACGAAATCCGCAATAAAGTTCGTGGCTTTGCCGGCGATATCCGTGTAGTAAAGTTCGACCTGAATAACTCTTACCAAAGTTCCTCATTTCCTGCTGATAGCGAATTTGTTAAGCGCGCGCTCAAAAGCCCGTTTATTACCCATGTAATGCCGGTGGCTACCAAACCGGGCATTGTTAAGGCCAATAACGAAATTGAAGGTGTGGTACTTAAGGGCGTTGACAAAAACTACGACTGGAGCTACTTTAAAAAAATGATGGTTGCCGGCGAGGTGATCAGTTTTGCCGATTCGGTTGAGGCGCAAAAGGAGATCATGATTTCCCAAACAACGGCCGACAGGCTTAAACTGAAAGTAGGGGATAAGCTGCTGATGTATTTTGTGCAGGAGCCATTGCGTAAACGCCAGTTTAAAATAAAAGGCATTTTTAACATCGGGGTTGAAGAGGTTGATAAAACCTTTGTAATCGGTGCCTTATCGCTCATTAACCGCCTTAACGACTGGAAGCCGAACGAGATAGGCCAGTATGAACTACGCGTAGCCGATTTTGATCATATCAATGAAGCTGCCTATGCGCTCGAGACTGTTTTGCCTGTAAAATTGAAAGAGTATACCATTGAAGAAGATTATCCTACCATATTTGAATGGCTCAACCTGCTCGATGTTAATTCGATAGTGATGCTGGTATTGATGGTAGCGGTTGCCGTAATCAATATGATATCGGCCTTGCTGATCATGATCCTTGAACGAACCGCTATGATTGGGATGCTCAAAGCCATGGGGGCATCCAACTGGGCTATCCGCAAAATCTTCCTGATCAATGCCAGCTACCTGATAGGGTTAGGACTGCTGCTGGGTAATTTACTGGGAATAGGCCTGGGATATTTCCAGATGTACACGCATTTTTTCCAATTGGACCAGGCTTCCTATTATATGACCTTTGTGCCTGTTGAGTTTAATGTTTTTGATATTGTTGCCCTCAATATTGGCACGCTGATCATTTGTCTGCTGGTCCTTATCATTCCATCAACGCTGGTAAGCAGGATCTCGCCGGTAAAGGCTATCCAGTTTAAATAA
- a CDS encoding IS3 family transposase produces MKDMYTRISLVRLCRLLGITRQAYYQHFWQQEASGIEDTLILQEVVSIRQDHRAMGGRKLYEKLHPFLLDHGIKMGRDALFDLLSANGLLVKKRRRRHVTTWSGHRFNRWPNIIRSLEVVRPNQLWVSDITYWKVKEEHLYISLITDAYSHKVVGYHLADTLETIETIQALKMALKDLPEQLPEALIHHSDRGVQYCTESYVKLLQDRYIKISMTENGDPLENAVAERMNGILKEEYLKHHRPENKQQAKQLLDRAIELYNKHRPHFSIGLLTPQHVHDKSLLPQKLWKNYYRKNTNIVNVSQDITTLVNT; encoded by the coding sequence ATGAAAGACATGTATACAAGGATCAGCCTTGTACGATTATGTCGGTTACTTGGTATTACCCGCCAGGCCTATTATCAGCACTTTTGGCAACAAGAAGCATCTGGAATAGAGGATACACTTATATTGCAGGAGGTTGTCAGCATTCGCCAAGACCACCGGGCAATGGGTGGCAGGAAGCTTTATGAAAAGCTGCACCCTTTTTTGCTTGATCATGGCATTAAAATGGGACGGGATGCACTGTTCGACCTGTTGTCAGCTAATGGACTGTTAGTAAAGAAACGCCGCAGGCGGCATGTGACGACCTGGTCGGGTCACCGGTTCAACAGATGGCCGAATATCATACGCAGCCTGGAGGTCGTCAGGCCTAACCAACTGTGGGTAAGCGATATCACCTACTGGAAAGTAAAAGAAGAACATTTGTACATCAGTTTGATAACGGACGCTTATTCGCACAAAGTAGTTGGCTATCATTTGGCTGATACCTTAGAAACGATCGAAACGATACAGGCCTTGAAAATGGCTTTAAAAGACCTGCCTGAACAATTGCCGGAGGCACTTATACATCACTCGGACCGGGGAGTGCAATATTGCACAGAAAGCTATGTAAAGCTATTACAGGACAGATACATCAAGATCAGTATGACCGAGAACGGTGACCCATTAGAGAATGCCGTTGCTGAACGAATGAACGGCATTCTTAAAGAAGAATATCTTAAGCATCACCGGCCTGAGAATAAGCAACAAGCAAAACAATTACTGGATAGAGCTATCGAGTTGTATAACAAACACCGGCCACACTTCAGTATCGGTCTGCTAACGCCCCAACATGTGCATGATAAAAGCTTGCTACCTCAAAAATTGTGGAAGAACTATTATCGCAAAAACACTAACATTGTAAACGTATCACAGGACATCACTACACTTGTAAATACATAA
- a CDS encoding outer membrane beta-barrel protein, with product MKKYLVILTPLMLSGLQLCAQKLEVSVQANTGLFHFAGKSATATTQVLQGSTTGDPMNRANNPYGSKNGFSYGGGIQVQTVSKGGFIVGLQGGYELLRSKAEVNKYTPIILNPTEYNIIANDASFAVTGHVALQNQSINFNPYIGYRFRLNKVKLDILPGMDIGLILDTRDKGEVKDKEGKIYKVDYKRSKAPADVRLRLGAAASYGRYGLNASFAHGVSNYMKDMVGDASFNAHSEYFRLGLSYRLL from the coding sequence ATGAAAAAGTACCTTGTTATCCTTACCCCGTTAATGCTTAGCGGGCTGCAGCTCTGCGCCCAAAAATTAGAAGTTTCTGTACAGGCCAACACCGGCTTATTTCATTTTGCAGGTAAGTCAGCAACAGCTACCACCCAGGTATTACAGGGCTCAACCACCGGCGATCCGATGAACCGTGCCAATAACCCATATGGCAGCAAAAATGGCTTTAGTTACGGCGGCGGCATCCAGGTTCAAACGGTATCAAAAGGCGGGTTTATAGTTGGGCTGCAGGGTGGTTATGAATTATTAAGGAGCAAAGCCGAAGTTAATAAATATACACCGATCATTCTTAATCCAACGGAATACAATATAATAGCCAACGACGCAAGCTTCGCGGTAACGGGCCATGTTGCTTTACAAAATCAAAGTATTAATTTTAATCCGTATATCGGCTATCGCTTTCGGCTTAACAAAGTTAAACTTGATATTTTACCGGGGATGGACATCGGTCTGATATTGGATACCAGGGATAAGGGCGAGGTAAAAGACAAAGAAGGCAAGATTTATAAAGTTGACTACAAAAGAAGCAAAGCCCCAGCCGATGTTCGGTTACGCCTTGGCGCGGCGGCCAGTTACGGCCGCTATGGCTTAAATGCAAGCTTTGCCCACGGAGTTAGCAATTATATGAAAGACATGGTAGGTGATGCCTCGTTTAACGCGCATAGTGAATATTTTAGGTTGGGATTAAGCTACAGGTTGTTGTAA
- a CDS encoding RNA polymerase sigma factor, translated as MHPPPRITEEEIVRQCKKGSLKHQELLYKQFYGYAMGISLRYSLNRDDALEAVNDAFIKVFNAIGGYNIDKPFKAWLRTILVNTAIDRRRKDLKFQLNVELENAAPIRSNMGPVDNLNVQDILKLMVELPAIQRTIFNMYEIDGYDHDEIATTLGIPVSSSRVYLSRAKERLRSILRKEAQNHG; from the coding sequence ATGCATCCACCCCCTCGCATTACCGAAGAAGAGATCGTAAGGCAATGCAAAAAAGGCAGCTTAAAACATCAGGAATTGCTGTATAAGCAGTTCTATGGCTATGCTATGGGTATAAGTTTGCGTTACAGTTTAAACCGCGATGATGCCCTTGAAGCTGTAAATGACGCTTTTATAAAAGTGTTTAACGCTATTGGCGGCTACAACATCGATAAGCCGTTTAAAGCCTGGCTCCGCACCATTTTGGTTAACACGGCCATCGACCGCCGGCGCAAAGACCTTAAATTCCAGCTTAATGTTGAATTGGAAAATGCCGCCCCCATCAGGAGTAATATGGGGCCGGTTGATAATTTAAATGTACAGGATATTTTAAAACTGATGGTTGAGCTCCCGGCTATACAACGAACAATTTTTAACATGTATGAGATAGACGGCTATGACCATGACGAAATAGCCACAACGCTCGGCATCCCGGTAAGCTCATCGCGCGTTTACCTGAGCAGGGCGAAAGAAAGATTAAGAAGTATATTAAGAAAAGAAGCACAAAACCATGGATGA
- the mazG gene encoding nucleoside triphosphate pyrophosphohydrolase: MPLKAPETAPTASIAFDRLLIIMDDLRANCPWDKKQTLESLRHLTIEETYELSDAILGGDMPEIKKEIGDIMLHLVFYAKIASETNDFTITDVLNSVCDKLINRHPHIYGDVEVQNEEDVKRNWEQIKLKEGNKSVLGGVPASLPALVKALRIQEKARGVGFDWEEKSQVWAKVEEEMQEFKNEFNAEDESTIDHERAEAEFGDLLFSLINYARFININPENALEKTNKKFIKRFQYLELKAQENGKQLHDMSLAEMDVFWDEAKKL, encoded by the coding sequence ATGCCTTTAAAAGCCCCTGAAACTGCCCCTACCGCCTCCATCGCGTTCGACAGACTGCTCATTATCATGGACGACCTGCGGGCCAATTGCCCATGGGACAAAAAGCAAACGCTTGAAAGCCTGCGCCACCTCACCATTGAAGAAACCTACGAGCTAAGCGATGCCATTTTAGGCGGCGATATGCCTGAAATAAAAAAGGAGATTGGCGATATTATGCTGCACCTGGTTTTTTATGCCAAAATAGCTTCCGAAACCAACGACTTTACCATTACCGATGTTTTGAACAGCGTTTGTGATAAGCTCATCAACCGCCACCCGCATATTTACGGCGATGTGGAGGTGCAGAACGAAGAAGATGTAAAACGTAACTGGGAGCAGATCAAGCTTAAAGAGGGCAACAAATCTGTTTTGGGTGGCGTACCGGCTTCCTTACCGGCATTGGTAAAAGCATTGCGCATACAGGAAAAAGCGCGCGGTGTGGGGTTTGACTGGGAGGAGAAAAGCCAGGTTTGGGCAAAAGTTGAGGAAGAGATGCAGGAGTTTAAAAACGAATTCAATGCCGAAGATGAAAGCACTATCGACCATGAAAGGGCCGAAGCCGAATTTGGCGACCTGCTGTTTTCGCTGATCAATTACGCCCGCTTTATCAATATCAACCCGGAAAACGCCCTCGAAAAAACCAACAAAAAATTCATCAAACGCTTTCAGTACCTTGAGCTTAAGGCACAGGAAAACGGCAAACAACTGCACGATATGAGCCTGGCCGAGATGGATGTTTTTTGGGACGAGGCAAAAAAACTATAA
- the mnmD gene encoding tRNA (5-methylaminomethyl-2-thiouridine)(34)-methyltransferase MnmD translates to MSQLTIVTTADGSNTIYNAEVGEHYHSRHGALQESLHVFVKSGLQYFLDRNDDVKEVRILEVGFGTGLNFLLTADACTGKQMQLNYTGIEAYPINAGMMAQTGYQQYIPALLWEQFNSNYPAALTSKIEIDSTTRLHIAHNKLLDFKTDEQFDIIYFDAFAAAHQPEMWDEEAIGHTVSFLKPGGVFVTYAITGNLKRMLKSRGFKVEKAPGAPGKREMLRAVKL, encoded by the coding sequence ATGTCTCAACTAACCATAGTCACTACCGCCGACGGCTCAAACACTATTTACAATGCCGAAGTTGGCGAGCATTATCACTCGCGCCATGGGGCATTGCAGGAGAGCCTGCATGTGTTTGTTAAATCGGGCTTGCAATATTTCCTGGATCGGAACGACGATGTTAAGGAAGTAAGGATCCTTGAAGTAGGCTTTGGCACTGGTCTAAATTTTTTATTAACTGCCGATGCATGTACCGGTAAGCAAATGCAGCTTAATTATACCGGTATCGAAGCCTACCCTATAAATGCCGGTATGATGGCGCAAACCGGTTATCAGCAATACATCCCTGCACTGCTATGGGAACAATTCAACAGCAATTACCCTGCGGCATTAACAAGTAAAATTGAAATTGATAGTACTACACGGTTGCATATCGCCCACAACAAGCTTCTGGATTTTAAAACAGACGAGCAGTTTGATATTATCTATTTCGACGCGTTTGCCGCTGCCCATCAACCCGAAATGTGGGATGAAGAAGCTATCGGCCATACCGTCAGCTTTTTAAAACCTGGCGGCGTATTTGTTACCTATGCTATCACCGGCAACCTGAAACGCATGCTCAAAAGCCGGGGCTTCAAAGTTGAAAAAGCGCCCGGAGCACCCGGCAAACGCGAAATGCTCAGGGCAGTAAAACTTTAA
- a CDS encoding MBL fold metallo-hydrolase, with translation MIIQQFYDKGLAHGSYAVIRTGKMIVIDPARNPQPYYDFAAQHDADIVGVIETHPHADFVSSHLEIHQTTGAVIYCSKLTGAAYPHETFDDGDVIQLNDIKLKAINTPGHSPDSICILLVDEEGRETAIFTGDTLFVGDVGRPDLRENVGNITAKKEELARQMFQSTRQKLMTLPKNVVVYPAHGPGSLCGKSMSPDLESTIGRELRENYALQLMDELEFVKTLTTDQPFMPKYFGRDVELNKNGISGFEDSITAVPRIDEGSVLEDDILIVDSRPKAQFRSGHLHGAINLQDGEKFETWLGSVIGPDEQFYLIAENDDKLDILIKKAAKIGYEQNIKGALLAPVNTNEVSPDLNLDAFRANENDYTIVDVRNHGEVAAGKVFKNAISIPLPELRERVGEIPSDKPIVVHCAAGYRSAAGVSIVSAAINAVPVYDLGEVVTEMIKEVH, from the coding sequence ATGATCATTCAGCAATTTTACGATAAAGGCCTGGCGCACGGTTCATATGCCGTTATCCGCACGGGCAAAATGATAGTTATTGACCCGGCCCGTAACCCGCAGCCTTACTATGACTTTGCGGCCCAGCATGATGCCGATATTGTGGGGGTTATTGAAACCCACCCGCATGCCGATTTTGTAAGCTCGCACCTGGAAATTCACCAAACCACAGGCGCTGTTATTTATTGCAGCAAACTCACCGGTGCAGCATATCCGCACGAAACCTTTGATGACGGCGACGTTATCCAGCTCAACGATATCAAATTAAAAGCCATCAATACCCCAGGCCACTCGCCCGATTCTATCTGTATTTTACTGGTAGATGAAGAAGGCCGCGAAACAGCCATCTTTACCGGCGATACACTGTTTGTTGGCGATGTGGGCAGACCGGACTTACGGGAGAACGTGGGTAATATCACCGCTAAAAAAGAGGAACTCGCCCGCCAGATGTTCCAGAGTACCCGGCAAAAACTCATGACCCTGCCCAAAAACGTAGTGGTGTACCCGGCGCACGGCCCCGGTTCATTATGCGGTAAAAGCATGAGCCCCGACCTGGAAAGCACCATCGGTCGCGAACTGCGCGAAAACTATGCTTTGCAACTCATGGACGAACTGGAGTTTGTTAAAACCCTCACCACCGATCAGCCTTTTATGCCCAAGTACTTTGGCCGCGATGTGGAGTTGAATAAAAATGGGATATCGGGTTTTGAGGACAGCATTACAGCTGTACCACGTATTGATGAAGGCAGCGTTTTGGAAGATGATATTTTAATTGTTGATTCCCGCCCCAAAGCACAGTTCAGGAGTGGCCACCTGCATGGCGCCATCAACCTGCAGGATGGTGAAAAGTTTGAAACCTGGCTGGGTTCTGTGATTGGCCCCGATGAGCAGTTTTATCTCATTGCCGAAAATGATGATAAGCTTGATATCCTGATTAAAAAAGCAGCCAAAATTGGCTACGAACAAAATATCAAAGGCGCATTGTTAGCCCCTGTAAACACTAATGAAGTATCTCCGGATCTTAATTTAGATGCGTTCAGGGCAAATGAAAATGATTACACTATAGTTGATGTACGTAACCATGGCGAAGTTGCCGCAGGCAAAGTATTTAAAAATGCCATCAGCATCCCCCTGCCCGAACTGCGCGAACGTGTTGGCGAAATCCCTTCGGATAAACCAATCGTGGTGCATTGTGCGGCAGGTTACCGTTCAGCCGCAGGCGTAAGCATTGTTTCGGCTGCAATAAATGCCGTGCCCGTTTATGATCTTGGCGAGGTGGTTACGGAGATGATAAAAGAGGTTCACTGA
- a CDS encoding DUF1569 domain-containing protein: MKTIFDKETRDGLISRINLLDENSKPQWGKMNVYQMLKHCTLSEEMYLGIKTYKRTFIGRLFGKVALNGMLRDDSPLGKNAPTVPHCKVTEQNGDVAAQKKQWIELVEEYGKTSKTDFEHSFFGKMTRKQMGQLAYKHVDHHLRQFSN, from the coding sequence ATGAAAACAATATTTGATAAAGAAACCCGCGACGGCCTGATCAGCAGGATCAACTTACTTGATGAAAACAGCAAACCGCAATGGGGCAAAATGAACGTTTATCAAATGTTGAAACATTGCACCCTTTCCGAAGAAATGTACCTGGGGATTAAAACGTATAAACGCACGTTCATTGGTCGCCTGTTTGGCAAAGTGGCGCTGAACGGCATGCTCAGGGATGATAGTCCGTTAGGAAAGAATGCCCCTACCGTTCCGCATTGCAAAGTAACTGAACAAAACGGCGACGTAGCGGCTCAGAAAAAACAATGGATTGAACTTGTTGAGGAATATGGCAAGACTTCAAAAACTGATTTTGAGCATTCGTTTTTCGGAAAAATGACCAGGAAGCAGATGGGCCAATTAGCATACAAACATGTTGACCATCATTTGAGGCAGTTTAGTAATTAA
- a CDS encoding M13 family metallopeptidase, whose translation MKLKFNYLLLVAGLGMSVNVFAVDGPKPVKPKHKTAAPPKKFIDPANMDLSVKPGDDFFEYANGSWLKQNGIPAKEARWGSFNILRQENTDKLIGLLNEVSRISASQPKGSLKQRVGDLYASGMDSLTIEKRGYDPLKADLQRIGRLKTLDDFINELIYERVNGLNSPIFRFGVDQDEKNVNKYIINLGQGGITLPDRDYYLKNDPRSKKAQEALKKFAVTLFTLTGSSPDEAAKNAAIVYDLEYTWAKAQLSRVAMRDPHVTYNKFLVADFEKQTPHLKWSKILPALNAGGQDSILVGQPSFFRTTDSLFAATPVAKLRVYLQWSMLRGGANGLSSDFVNANFAYNTVLSGQKVQTPRTERTSALVDGNIGELLGQLFVEKYFTPAAKQYMVDLVNNLKETLGDRIKRLDWMSPATKERALKKLNAFTVKIGYPDHWEKYDGLVINRDDYFGNLRALNKWRYNFNVTRLGKPVDKTRWGMTPPTVNAYYNPTNNEIVFPAGILQFPFFDFNADDAVNYGGIGAVIGHEMTHGFDDSGRQYDADGTLRDWWTKDDADKFKSRADQVVKQYDAFTVLDSLHVNGKLTLGENLADLGGLNIAYEAFSKTKQGQSANTIDGFTPDQRFFLSWAQVWRASQTPESAAQRILTDPHSPERFRANAPITNINAWYKAFDVKPGDKMYKKPEDRTKIW comes from the coding sequence ATGAAATTAAAGTTTAACTATTTATTACTGGTTGCCGGTCTTGGCATGTCGGTAAATGTTTTCGCTGTAGATGGCCCCAAACCCGTAAAGCCAAAGCACAAAACTGCTGCTCCTCCTAAAAAATTTATTGATCCCGCCAACATGGACCTGAGCGTAAAGCCCGGCGACGATTTTTTTGAATATGCCAATGGCAGCTGGTTAAAACAAAACGGCATCCCGGCCAAAGAAGCCCGCTGGGGCAGCTTCAATATTCTCCGCCAGGAAAATACAGATAAACTGATCGGCCTGCTGAACGAAGTAAGCCGGATATCGGCTTCACAGCCCAAAGGCAGCCTGAAACAACGCGTTGGCGATCTGTATGCCAGCGGAATGGATAGTTTAACCATCGAAAAACGCGGTTACGACCCTCTCAAAGCTGATCTGCAGCGCATTGGCCGGTTAAAAACCCTTGATGATTTTATTAATGAACTGATTTATGAACGTGTTAATGGGTTAAACTCGCCCATTTTCAGGTTTGGAGTGGATCAGGACGAAAAGAATGTAAACAAATACATCATAAACCTTGGCCAGGGCGGCATCACCCTGCCCGACAGGGATTATTACCTCAAAAACGATCCGCGTTCAAAAAAGGCCCAGGAGGCTTTGAAAAAGTTCGCTGTAACCTTGTTCACCCTTACCGGAAGCAGCCCCGATGAAGCAGCCAAAAATGCGGCTATAGTTTATGACCTGGAATATACCTGGGCCAAAGCACAGTTGAGCCGTGTAGCCATGCGCGATCCGCATGTTACCTATAATAAGTTCCTGGTGGCCGACTTTGAAAAGCAGACCCCTCACTTAAAATGGTCAAAAATATTACCGGCCCTTAATGCCGGCGGACAGGACAGCATCCTGGTTGGTCAACCATCGTTTTTCAGAACTACCGACTCCTTATTTGCCGCTACCCCGGTTGCTAAATTGAGAGTATACCTGCAATGGAGTATGTTAAGAGGAGGGGCCAATGGGTTAAGTTCGGACTTTGTTAACGCAAACTTTGCCTACAACACCGTGCTAAGCGGTCAAAAAGTACAGACACCACGTACCGAGCGTACAAGTGCCCTTGTTGACGGCAACATCGGCGAATTACTGGGTCAGCTTTTTGTTGAAAAATATTTTACACCTGCCGCTAAACAATACATGGTTGATTTGGTGAATAACCTTAAAGAAACCCTCGGCGACCGGATTAAACGCCTTGACTGGATGAGCCCGGCAACCAAAGAACGCGCGCTTAAAAAGCTCAATGCCTTTACGGTAAAGATCGGCTATCCTGATCATTGGGAAAAATACGATGGCCTGGTAATTAACCGCGATGATTACTTTGGCAACCTGCGTGCGCTAAATAAATGGCGTTACAATTTTAACGTAACACGTTTAGGCAAACCGGTTGATAAAACCCGCTGGGGAATGACACCGCCAACCGTTAACGCCTATTACAACCCCACCAATAACGAGATTGTGTTCCCTGCCGGGATACTACAGTTCCCTTTCTTTGATTTTAATGCTGATGATGCTGTTAATTACGGCGGTATTGGCGCTGTGATAGGTCACGAAATGACCCACGGTTTTGACGACTCGGGCCGCCAGTACGATGCCGACGGCACCCTACGCGACTGGTGGACAAAAGATGATGCCGACAAATTCAAGTCGCGTGCCGACCAGGTTGTAAAGCAGTACGATGCTTTCACTGTTCTTGATTCCCTGCATGTAAACGGCAAACTTACCCTTGGCGAAAACCTGGCCGACCTTGGCGGCTTGAACATCGCTTATGAAGCTTTCAGCAAAACCAAACAGGGCCAGTCGGCCAATACTATTGACGGCTTTACGCCCGATCAGCGCTTCTTTTTATCATGGGCACAGGTATGGCGAGCTTCTCAAACTCCCGAGTCGGCAGCGCAAAGGATCCTGACAGATCCGCACTCGCCCGAGCGGTTCCGTGCCAATGCGCCTATAACCAATATCAATGCGTGGTACAAAGCGTTTGACGTAAAACCCGGCGATAAAATGTATAAAAAACCAGAAGACAGGACGAAGATCTGGTAA